Proteins encoded together in one Oreochromis aureus strain Israel breed Guangdong linkage group 23, ZZ_aureus, whole genome shotgun sequence window:
- the lmo4b gene encoding LIM domain transcription factor LMO4b isoform X1, which produces MVNPGGSSQPPPVGTGSLSWKRCAGCGGKIADRFLLYTMDSYWHSRCLKCSCCQAQLGEIGTSCYTKSGMILCRNDYIRLFGNSGACSACGQSIPASELVMRAQGNVYHLKCFTCSTCRNRLVPGDRFHYINGSLFCEHDRPTALINGHLSSLQTNPLLPDQKVC; this is translated from the exons ATGGTGAATCCCGGAGGCAGCAGCCAGCCACCACCGGTGGGCACAGGTTCTCTGTCCTGGAAGCGGTGCGCCGGCTGCGGGGGCAAAATTGCGGACCGTTTCCTCCTTTACACCATGGACAGCTACTGGCACAGCCGATGCCTCAAGTGCTCCTGCTGCCAGGCCCAGCTGGGTGAGATCGGCACATCGTGCTACACAAAAAGTGGCATGATCCTCTGTAGAAACGACTACATCAG ATTATTTGGGAACAGCGGAGCTTGCAGCGCCTGTGGTCAGTCTATTCCAGCCAGTGAACTGGTGATGAGGGCACAGGGCAATGTGTACCATCTCAAG TGTTTCACATGTTCCACCTGTCGGAACCGGCTCGTCCCCGGGGACCGGTTCCACTACATCAACGGCAGCCTGTTCTGCGAACACGACAGACCCACAGCGCTCATCAACGGCCATTTGAGTTCACTGCAGACGAACCCGCTGCTGCCCGACCAGAAG GTGTGTTAG
- the lmo4b gene encoding LIM domain transcription factor LMO4b isoform X2, protein MVNPGGSSQPPPVGTGSLSWKRCAGCGGKIADRFLLYTMDSYWHSRCLKCSCCQAQLGEIGTSCYTKSGMILCRNDYIRLFGNSGACSACGQSIPASELVMRAQGNVYHLKCFTCSTTSTAACSANTTDPQRSSTAI, encoded by the exons ATGGTGAATCCCGGAGGCAGCAGCCAGCCACCACCGGTGGGCACAGGTTCTCTGTCCTGGAAGCGGTGCGCCGGCTGCGGGGGCAAAATTGCGGACCGTTTCCTCCTTTACACCATGGACAGCTACTGGCACAGCCGATGCCTCAAGTGCTCCTGCTGCCAGGCCCAGCTGGGTGAGATCGGCACATCGTGCTACACAAAAAGTGGCATGATCCTCTGTAGAAACGACTACATCAG ATTATTTGGGAACAGCGGAGCTTGCAGCGCCTGTGGTCAGTCTATTCCAGCCAGTGAACTGGTGATGAGGGCACAGGGCAATGTGTACCATCTCAAG TGTTTCACAT GTTCCACTACATCAACGGCAGCCTGTTCTGCGAACACGACAGACCCACAGCGCTCATCAACGGCCATTTGA